ttcgaatagtattcgaatacttaaatattattcgaatcgtattcgaatacttaaatattattcgaatagtattcgaaaacttaaatattattcgaatagcattcaaatacttaaatattagtcgaatacttaaatattattcgaatagtattcgaatacctaaatattattcgaatagtattcgaaaacttaaatattattcgaaaacttaagtattattcgaatagtatttgaatacttaaatattattcgaatagtattcgaatacttaaatattattcgaatagtattcgaatacttaaatactcgaagtttattcgtagaattcgaatacttaaatattcgaatattaaattatccgTGGGTATCCCGGCATTTACCTGAGCGAAGTTCAGGAAGAAAAGCTGACGGTGCGTCAAATTTAGACCCGGCAACGGCAGCTGATCCTTGTAGGTTTTCGGCGTCGTCACGTACGCGTGATACGCTGCTTTCAGGCCTCCGTTGTCCGCAATGTTCTCTCCTACGAATGAATTCGATTAGCCTCGAGATCCGCATACGCGGACCACGATATAAATCAATCGATGCATTACCCAAAGTCTGCCGCCCGTTCACGCGCCGGCCGTGTATCTCGAAGCTGTTGTACTGCTCTACGAAACACTCCGTTCTATTTTTGAACCTGTCTATCGTGGCGTTGTTCCACCACTGATTCAAGTTCCCATGTAAATCGTACTCCCTCCCTGAAAATCACGAATACCTCATCGTCCGAAGACAAGCCTCGCCTTAGTAAAACCGTCGACGTACCTTGATCGTCGAACGCGTGAGTCAATTCGTGCCCCATCACGACCCCTATACCGCCGAAATTCAAGCTAATAGGGTTCTGCATGTCGTAGAACGGACTCTGCAGAATACCAGCGGGGAACACCATCTGATTCTTGGTAGGCCTGTAGTAAGCGTTCACCGTCGGCGGCGTCATGATCCAAGTGGTCTTGTTCACGGGCTTGTCGAGCTTCTCCAGATTCTTCCGCAGGTTGTACTTGTTCACGCGTATGTTATTCTGGAAGTACTCGTTCTGCTTGATCAGCAAGTCTCTGTAGCGCTCGTCGAGCTCGCTGGGGTTCAAAATGAAATCGGGAAAGCCAATCATGTCGGTGATAGCGTTTGCCTTTTCCTCGGCGGCCCTCCTGGTCTCCGCGTCCATCCAGTCGAGGTTCTTCAAGTTCTTCGTGAAAGCTCTGCGCACTTGATCGATCATCTCCTCCGcctagaaccgatatacatatATCTTAGAAGTCAAAGTCCCGATCTTCACGGCCATCAGAACTAACCATAGGTTTGCTCTTCCCGTGGAAAACCTCTCTGACGAACATCGCGCCGATCGCGAAGCCCAGCGCGTTGCTGGTGTCGCTGACGCAGTAACGCCACTGTTCCTCGCGCCCTTCGGAACCCATCAGCGCCTTCCTCAGACCCTTATAAGCGTCGCGGAAAGGCTTGGACAAGAATGCTGTCAGGGACCTCACGGTTTGCCAGACCAGATAGTTGTTCAATACCCTGCGGATCGAAGGAAAAGGTGTGACAATGTGGAGAAGTGTCCACCGGGCGATTCAACTTACACTTTCCCATCGTCCGTCTTGTTGTACTCCAGCACAAGCTTCGACAGCTTGACGAAGTATTCCGGCGCGAAATTCACGATCATCGTCTTGGTGTTGACCTTCTTGTTGACTAGGCGCGTCGCGTTTTGAAAGTAGTCCAGCCAGGACATCTGGAATTAAAGCGTGGCAGTTATAGAATGCTACGCGCCAGCGACAGGCGTCCTGCGTGTGGAGATCACTGCTTACGAATGGTGCTTTACGCTGAAGTTCGCCCAGCGACATCAAGTTGTAAAGCTTCTCCTCGTCCCTGCGCTCCTCCGGGGGC
Above is a genomic segment from Andrena cerasifolii isolate SP2316 chromosome 12, iyAndCera1_principal, whole genome shotgun sequence containing:
- the Nep3 gene encoding M13 family metallopeptidase neprilysin 3 isoform X3, with product MSVKMMMYKQAEFEDEDSSSIGSVALNSEGISTSATHIRYRSPRYSLCFVQGTSLWRARSALERCLFIICAGLLLMVVMLSIVISSKNGWNEAQILHMSSHGEDGSHCLTEHCVTVAASIINSIDRSVDPCDNFYEYACGGWIKKNPIPDGNSMWGTFGKLEQDNQLVVKNVLEKPFSEMKSKAERKTKYYFLSCMDGNDTVETLGSRPMLDLLDTVGGWNVSGRFNLTAWSLQNSMHILQNVYNMDGLFTWAVNEDDRNSTRHIIQIDQGGLTLPTADNYLNVTEHGKVLVAYLEYMTKIGVLLGGEENSTKKQMQDVIEFETKLAEIMTPPEERRDEEKLYNLMSLGELQRKAPFMSWLDYFQNATRLVNKKVNTKTMIVNFAPEYFVKLSKLVLEYNKTDDGKVVLNNYLVWQTVRSLTAFLSKPFRDAYKGLRKALMGSEGREEQWRYCVSDTSNALGFAIGAMFVREVFHGKSKPMAEEMIDQVRRAFTKNLKNLDWMDAETRRAAEEKANAITDMIGFPDFILNPSELDERYRDLLIKQNEYFQNNIRVNKYNLRKNLEKLDKPVNKTTWIMTPPTVNAYYRPTKNQMVFPAGILQSPFYDMQNPISLNFGGIGVVMGHELTHAFDDQGREYDLHGNLNQWWNNATIDRFKNRTECFVEQYNSFEIHGRRVNGRQTLGENIADNGGLKAAYHAYVTTPKTYKDQLPLPGLNLTHRQLFFLNFAQVWCSAVTSEAIALQIEKDSHCPPKYRVMGPLSNLLEFSAEFNCPKGSRMNPIHKCEVW
- the Nep3 gene encoding M13 family metallopeptidase neprilysin 3 isoform X4; this translates as MSVKMMMYKQAEFEDEDSSSIGSVALNSEGISTSATHIRYRSGTSLWRARSALERCLFIICAGLLLMVVMLSIVISSKNGWNEAQILHMSSHGEDGSHCLTEHCVTVAASIINSIDRSVDPCDNFYEYACGGWIKKNPIPDGNSMWGTFGKLEQDNQLVVKNVLEKPFSEMKSKAERKTKYYFLSCMDGNDTVETLGSRPMLDLLDTVGGWNVSGRFNLTAWSLQNSMHILQNVYNMDGLFTWAVNEDDRNSTRHIIQIDQGGLTLPTADNYLNVTEHGKVLVAYLEYMTKIGVLLGGEENSTKKQMQDVIEFETKLAEIMTPPEERRDEEKLYNLMSLGELQRKAPFMSWLDYFQNATRLVNKKVNTKTMIVNFAPEYFVKLSKLVLEYNKTDDGKVVLNNYLVWQTVRSLTAFLSKPFRDAYKGLRKALMGSEGREEQWRYCVSDTSNALGFAIGAMFVREVFHGKSKPMAEEMIDQVRRAFTKNLKNLDWMDAETRRAAEEKANAITDMIGFPDFILNPSELDERYRDLLIKQNEYFQNNIRVNKYNLRKNLEKLDKPVNKTTWIMTPPTVNAYYRPTKNQMVFPAGILQSPFYDMQNPISLNFGGIGVVMGHELTHAFDDQGREYDLHGNLNQWWNNATIDRFKNRTECFVEQYNSFEIHGRRVNGRQTLGENIADNGGLKAAYHAYVTTPKTYKDQLPLPGLNLTHRQLFFLNFAQVWCSAVTSEAIALQIEKDSHCPPKYRVMGPLSNLLEFSAEFNCPKGSRMNPIHKCEVW
- the Nep3 gene encoding M13 family metallopeptidase neprilysin 3 isoform X2; translated protein: MLFARSERSERPWYSLCRDGGSRMMMYKQAEFEDEDSSSIGSVALNSEGISTSATHIRYRSGTSLWRARSALERCLFIICAGLLLMVVMLSIVISSKNGWNEAQILHMSSHGEDGSHCLTEHCVTVAASIINSIDRSVDPCDNFYEYACGGWIKKNPIPDGNSMWGTFGKLEQDNQLVVKNVLEKPFSEMKSKAERKTKYYFLSCMDGNDTVETLGSRPMLDLLDTVGGWNVSGRFNLTAWSLQNSMHILQNVYNMDGLFTWAVNEDDRNSTRHIIQIDQGGLTLPTADNYLNVTEHGKVLVAYLEYMTKIGVLLGGEENSTKKQMQDVIEFETKLAEIMTPPEERRDEEKLYNLMSLGELQRKAPFMSWLDYFQNATRLVNKKVNTKTMIVNFAPEYFVKLSKLVLEYNKTDDGKVVLNNYLVWQTVRSLTAFLSKPFRDAYKGLRKALMGSEGREEQWRYCVSDTSNALGFAIGAMFVREVFHGKSKPMAEEMIDQVRRAFTKNLKNLDWMDAETRRAAEEKANAITDMIGFPDFILNPSELDERYRDLLIKQNEYFQNNIRVNKYNLRKNLEKLDKPVNKTTWIMTPPTVNAYYRPTKNQMVFPAGILQSPFYDMQNPISLNFGGIGVVMGHELTHAFDDQGREYDLHGNLNQWWNNATIDRFKNRTECFVEQYNSFEIHGRRVNGRQTLGENIADNGGLKAAYHAYVTTPKTYKDQLPLPGLNLTHRQLFFLNFAQVWCSAVTSEAIALQIEKDSHCPPKYRVMGPLSNLLEFSAEFNCPKGSRMNPIHKCEVW